The genome window CTCCTTCGCCTCAAACTCCTCTGGCATTTCTGGCAGGGAAGCTGTCTCCAAGACATCGATAACCAAGACTGAGTGATGGGCAGAGAGCGAACGGCCGCTCTCGGTGATGAGGTTAGGGTGCTCGATATTGTTCTTATTGGCTGCATCTACGAATGTATAGACACAGTCGTTCACATACTCCTGGATAGAGTAGTTTACGGAACTCTCGCTGCTTGAAGAGCGGGTGCCGTCGTAATCTACACCGAGTCCGCCACCGCAATCTACGAAATCTACATTGTAGCCCATCTTGTGGAGGCTAATATAGAATTGGGCTGCCTCACGGAGAGCAGTCTGAATGCGGCGAATCTTGGTAATCTGACTTCCGATATGGAAGTGGATAAGGCGCAGATAGTCGTGGAACCCCATCTCGTCTATCTTCTTGAGGGCTGTGAGCAGTTCTGCGCTGGTCAAGCCGAACTTAGATGCATCGCCGCCGCTTTCAGCCCATTTGCCTGAGCCTGAAGAAGCCAGTTTGATGCGGATACCGATGTTTGGCTTTACGTTGAGTTTTTTGGCTACCTTTTCGATGATATCCAGCTCATTGAGCTTTTCTACTACGATAAAGATGCGCTTGCCCATCTTCTGAGCCAGCAAGGCAAGTTCGATGTAGCTCTCGTCCTTGTAGCCGTTACAGATGATGAGCGAGTCGCTCTGTGCCTGTACGGCGATGACGGCGTGGAGTTCAGGCTTAGAGCCAGCCTCCAGTCCGAGGTTGAACTTCTTGCCGTGAGAGATAATCTCCTCAACGACCGGCTGCATCTGGTTCACCTTAATAGGATAGATGACAAAGTTTTCTCCCTTGTATCCATACTCTTCCTTTGCCTTTTGAAAACAGCTGGCTGTTTTCTCGATGCGGTTGTCGAGGATGTCTGGGAAACGGAGCAGTACGGGAGCGTTGATGTCGCGTAATGCCAACTCGTCCATGATGTCGCGCAGGTCTATCTGCGTGTTGTCCTTGCATGGAGTTACATAGACATCACCCTTGCCGTTGATGCCAAAGTAAGAAGTACCCCAACCACAGATGTTGTAGAGCTCCTTCGAGTCTTCAATAGTCCATTTCTTCATTTTCTAATCTTGCTTGCTGGAAATCAGTTTTGTTTGTTACCTTTATTATATATTACTTTATTAGATACGGCTATATGTTCAGCAGGTCTCTGATCTGCTGAACAATAGCGTTGATTTTATCATAATTGTCCATCACGTTGATATCGATGATGTGTTTTGCCTTCTCGTAGTAAGGCTCTCGAAGTTTCAGCTGCTCATGGATAAACTCGTCTACCTCTTCCGGTGTTTTGTTGAGCAGCAGAGGGCGTACGCCTTTGCCCATCTTCAGATGAGCGTGAAGGGTTTCTGGAGATGCCTTCAGGTAAAACGTTTCGCCAAGTTGGTTCATGTAGTCCATATTGTCGAAGAAACATGGTGTTCCTCCTCCGCAACTTACCACTACATTTTCAAACTCTGCCACTTCGTGTAGCATATTGTGCTCTATCTTGCGAAATCCCTCTTCTCCAACTTCGTCGAAGATCTGTTTAACGGTCTTGCGCATTCGGCTCTCGATATACCAGTCGAGATCGTAGAACATAACGCCAAGGTCTTTGGCGAGGGCTTTGCCGACCGTTGTCTTGCCGGCGCCCATGTATCCTATGATGATGATTGACTTCATTTTCTTCTGTTTCTATGTCAATGAGGCATGTTTATGATTTCTTTCTGCCTCTAGCCTTTGGTTCTGGAGCAGCTTTGATAATTTCCATACACTCCTCGTATGTAAGCTCCTCTGCACTCTCATGTTTTGCCTTTGGAATGCGGTAATTCTTGCCGTCGTAAGCAATGTATGGACCATACTTGCCATTGAGAATTTCCATCTTATCGTCCTCATCGAAAACTTTGAGATGGCGCTTCTCTTCGGCTTCGCGCTTTTCCTTGATCAGTTCGATGGCTCTATCCAGTGTGATGGTCAGCGGATCATCCTCCTTTGGAATAGAAACATACTTGCGGTTATGGAGGATGTAAGGGCCGTATCGGCCAGAGCCAACTGTTACAGTAATGCCTTCATAATCACCGAGTTCTCTTGGTAGCTTGAAGAGTTCCAAAGCCTCTTCCAGGGTGATGGTTTCGATGCTCTTGTCTGATGGCAATTGGGCAAACTGAGGCTTGTCTTTGTCTTCTGCAGAACCAATCTGTACCACTGGTCCAAAACGGCCAATCTTGACGAATACTGGCTTTCCGGTCTTTGGATCATTTCCGAGATTGCGCTCGCCGGCTTTGTGCTGGTTGCGGGCTTCCAGGACTTCCTTCACTTCAGGCTCAAAGCCCTTGTCGAAATCCTTCATCCAGTTGGTCCATTCGGTCTTTCCTTCTGCAATATCATCAAACTTCTTCTCTACGTCTGCTGTAAAGTTGTAGTTCATGATGTTCGGGAAGTTCTCCATCAGGAAATCGTTTACTACGAT of Segatella copri contains these proteins:
- a CDS encoding shikimate kinase; translation: MKSIIIIGYMGAGKTTVGKALAKDLGVMFYDLDWYIESRMRKTVKQIFDEVGEEGFRKIEHNMLHEVAEFENVVVSCGGGTPCFFDNMDYMNQLGETFYLKASPETLHAHLKMGKGVRPLLLNKTPEEVDEFIHEQLKLREPYYEKAKHIIDINVMDNYDKINAIVQQIRDLLNI
- the speA gene encoding biosynthetic arginine decarboxylase, producing MKKWTIEDSKELYNICGWGTSYFGINGKGDVYVTPCKDNTQIDLRDIMDELALRDINAPVLLRFPDILDNRIEKTASCFQKAKEEYGYKGENFVIYPIKVNQMQPVVEEIISHGKKFNLGLEAGSKPELHAVIAVQAQSDSLIICNGYKDESYIELALLAQKMGKRIFIVVEKLNELDIIEKVAKKLNVKPNIGIRIKLASSGSGKWAESGGDASKFGLTSAELLTALKKIDEMGFHDYLRLIHFHIGSQITKIRRIQTALREAAQFYISLHKMGYNVDFVDCGGGLGVDYDGTRSSSSESSVNYSIQEYVNDCVYTFVDAANKNNIEHPNLITESGRSLSAHHSVLVIDVLETASLPEMPEEFEAKETDHQLVKDLYEIWDNLNPRNMLEDWHDAEQIREEALQLFSHGIVDLKTRAEIEAMYWSVCHEINNLAKHMKHVPEELRGLDKILADKYFCNFSLFQSLPDSWAIDQLFPIMPIQRLNERPTRNATLQDITCDSDGKIANFVTDGHIGNVLPLHPLKKNEPYYLGVFLVGAYQEILGDMHNLFGDTNAAHISVKDGKYSIDQIFDGETVEEVLDYVQYNPKKLVRQLEQWVTKSVKEGKISLDEGKEFLGTYRNGLFGYTYLQ